One Drosophila virilis strain 15010-1051.87 chromosome 5, Dvir_AGI_RSII-ME, whole genome shotgun sequence DNA window includes the following coding sequences:
- the LOC6625439 gene encoding heme A synthase COX15 — MLRSIYQRANALKIVIQRRSLQHTVLEAQVKHIPPRPPQVNHLSKSNDKTVGKWFLGCSGMVFVAVGLGGVTRLTESGLSMVSWKLLGEHMPRNQEEWIKEFEKYQQYPEFKLKNASITLEDFKFIYMMEYIHRMWGRAIGAFFLVPAAYFWRKGYFCARTKKVVLLLGTLIGLQGLMGWYMVKSGLEDRFDNPNDVPRVSQYRLASHLAAAFVLYALFLSNAMSKLIPSDISVSTAKRVLNIKKLSHVTKGMVFLTAISGAFVAGLDAGLVYNSFPKMGDNWIPNDILQFKPIHKNITENPTTVQFNHRILGITTVSFITALWLMSRKKLPKRANWAINAVTIMAWTQATLGVSTLLTYVPVPLATAHQSGSLILLSFAVWLSHELRLLKYIPK, encoded by the exons ATGCTTCGATCGATTTATCAAAGAGCCAATGCGTTAAAGATTGTTATTCAAAGACGCAGTTTGCAGCACACTGTTTTGGAAGCTCAAGTCAAA CATATACCGCCACGACCACCTCAAGTGAATCATTTAAGCAAATCAAATGATAAAACAGTTGGCAAGTGGTTTCTAGGATGCAGCGGCATGGTGTTCGTTGCTGTTGGACTTG GCGGTGTTACAAGATTAACAGAATCTGGACTTTCAATGGTGTCTTGGAAACTACTTGGTGAGCACATGCCACGCAATCAGGAAGAATGGATTAAAGAGTTTGAGAAATATCAACAGTATCCAGAATTTAAACT AAAGAATGCTAGCATAACATTGGAAgactttaaatttatatatatgatggAATATATACACAGAATGTGGGGTCGCGCGATCGGTGCGTTTTTTCTAGTTCCGGCTGCATACTTTTGGAGGAAAGGCTATTTTTGTGCTAGAACAAAAAAGgttgtattattattaggCACTTTAATTGGACTCCAAGGTCTAATGGGATGGTATATGGTGAAGTCCGGCTTGGAAGACAGATTTGATAACCCAAATGATGTGCCGCGCGTTTCGCAATATAGATTGGCATCGCATTTAGCTGCTGCATTTGTCCTATATGCTTTGTTTTTATCTAATGCAATGTCTAAATTGATACCATCCGATATATCTGTATCTACAGCAAAGCGGGTACTTAATATTAAGAAATTGTCTCATGTAACGAAAGGTATGGTGTTCTTGACAGCCATCTCTGGAGCATTTGTGGCTGGACTGGATGCTGGATTAGTTTACAACTCATTTCCAAAAATGGGCGATAACTGGATACCTAATGATATACTGCAATTTAAACcaatacacaaaaatattaCTGAAAATCCAACGACGGTTCAGTTCAATCATCGTATATTGGGCATAACAACAGTATCATTTATTACGGCTTTATGGCTAATGAGTCGCAAAAAATTACCCAAACGTGCAAATTGGGCTATTAATGCTGTAACTATTATGGCCTGGACACAAGCTACTTTAGGTGTATCCACATTATTAACCTATGTACCTGTGCCATTGGCCACAGCTCATCAATCTGGATCATTAATTCTCCTCAGTTTTGCTGTCTGGCTTTCGCACGAACTTCGACTTTTAAAGTACATACCcaaataa
- the alpha-Catr gene encoding alpha-catulin isoform X2 — translation MSTFGNIGHTLSISVERFITIGEIIAEENTDIKVDMYEAAREARDAGKSIEQLCDPSPLSGMELRHHTEPLKDYGAIILAARSLLSAITRILLLVDIIVVKKLLTAKKRASESLEKLESVMNFTEFVRAFSIFGTEMIELAYLTGHHRNSFKEERRRAQMFSARQILEKSISILLTSSKNSLIHSDCVIVKENRDTVFCQIRRAMDLIHFVIKDSIFDSAKHMAFRNARGNSNYENESIYTTIKRIVNLIKKFKLQSIQYDCNSNKEGNNNADAFYPLFNDDDWKKEENLPPIDGSHMIKNTNFKKHMTYESLDLSEELSVAFDKLFEKTHDFTDSPYISHEHRKNILIYCDNCKLQFDMYLNHLKKDFHDNKGLRVPIQGREPEMSLLGSLQDLCKQLVMSVSSQIADFNESLSICTRIVKSFYVLAMAHDLENLNQCSTKFHDCCDHIFDICKLLQHIAPTEGLQVHAKCLAINLRIYGPQVFVAAKILWKYSNSSAANENFESFLGMWKWLVNEISTIAKKILASVDTTKSDMDSQIEKCETTIKSSKTPGTASDEREIVEYSGIDSKNNGDSKWTEDLSDDNDILKRAKNMSAMAFLMYQFTKGNGSLRTTQDLFTQAEYFAEEANRLYKVLRHFSYQVPASDNKKDLLSILDRVPTFVQALQFTVKDHTVGKAATFVKVDHVIRETKNLMNVINKVVSNCFECANKYKLNFTGITGGLTSGSVRGDENLAGGMCDSKGTTSSTEGSM, via the exons ATGTCAACTTTTGGAAACATTGGACATACATTGAGTATATCGGTTGAAAGATTTATTACAATTGGCGAAATAATTGCAGAGGAAAATACGGATATAAAAGTCGATATGTACGAGGCTGCTAGAGAGGCGAGGGATGCAG gaaaGTCCATTGAACAGTTATGTGACCCTTCGCCTCTAAGTGGAATGGAACTTCGGCATCATACTGAGCCATTAAAAGATTACGGTGCTATTATACTAGCAGCTAGATCACTTCTTTCAGCAATAACACGAATTCTTCTGCTAGTGGACATAATTGTGGTTAAAAAACTACTCACTGCAAAGAAGAGAGCTTCTGAAAGTTTGGAAAAGCTGGAGTCTGTTATGAATTTTACCGAATTTGTTCGCGCGTTTTCTATATTTGGCACAGAAATGATTGAACTAGCGTACCTAACTGGGCATCACCGGAATTCATTTAAGGAAGAGCGGCGGCGTGCTCAAATGTTCTCGGCTCGTCAAATTCTCGAAAAGTCCATATCAATTTTATTGACATCATCAAAAAATAGTCTAATACACAGTGATTGTGTTATTGTTAAAGAAAATCGGGACACAGTGTTTTGCCAAATACGACGTGCAATGGACTTAATACATTTCGTAATAAAGGATAGTATTTTCGATTCGGCCAAGCATATGGCATTTCGTAATGCGCGAGGTAATTCGAATTACGAAAATGAAAGCATATATACGACAATAAAACGTATTGTAAATCTCATTAAGAAATTTAAACTACAATCCATACAGTATGATTGTAACAGCAATAAGGAGGGAAATAATAATGCAGATGCGTTTTACCCCTTATTTAACGATGACGATTGGAAAAAAGAAGAGAACTTACCGCCAATTGACGGAAGCCACAtgattaaaaatacaaattttaaaaaacatatgACCTACGAGAGTTTGGACCTTAGCGAGGAACTTTCTGTGGCTTTTGATAAGTTGTTTGAGAAAACGCATGATTTTACCGATTCTCCCTACATTAGTCATGAGCATCGTAAGAATATACTAATTTACTGTGACAACTGTAAACTGCAGTTCGATATGTACCTcaatcatttaaaaaaagatTTCCATGATAACAAAGGCTTAAGAGTACCAATACAAGGCAGGGAACCTGAAATGAGCTTGCTTGGAAGTCTACAAGATTTGTGCAAGCAGCTTGTTATGTCTGTATCGAGCCAAATAGCTGACTTTAATGAATCGCTTAGCATTTGTACAAGGATTGTGAAATCGTTTTATGTTTTGGCAATGGCACATGACCTTGAGAATCTAAATCAGTGTTCTACCAAGTTTCACGACTGCTGTGATCATATATTCGATATTTGCAAGTTGTTGCAGCATATAGCACCAACGGAAGGCCTTCAGGTTCATGCGAAATGTTTGGCAATCAACTTGCGAATCTATGGTCCACAAGTATTTGTTGCAGCTAAAATCCTCTGGAAATACTCTAACAGCAGCgcagcaaatgaaaattttgaatCATTTTTGGGAATGTGGAAGTGGTTAGTGAACGAGATTTCAACGATAGCTAAAAAAATCCTTGCATCGGTAGACACAACTAAAAGTGATATGGACTCTCAAATAGAG AAATgtgaaacaacaataaaatcatcaaaaactCCTGGAACGGCCTCAGATGAAAGAGAAATTGTGGAGTACTCAGGCATAGATAGTAAAAACAATGGAGATTCAAAATGGACAGAGGATTTATCAGATGACAACGACATAttaaaaagagcaaaaaatatGTCCGCTATGGCTTTTTTAATGTATCAATTTACGAAGGGAAACGGTTCTTTACGAACCACACAAGATTTGTTTACTCAAGCGGAATATTTTGCTGAAGAAGCCAACCGACTTTATAAAGTCCTTCGCCATTTCTCATATCAG GTACCTGCAAGTGATAACAAAAAGGACCTTCTAAGCATATTAGATAGAGTGCCAACTTTTGTCCAAGCTCTACAATTTACAGTAAAAGATCATACAGTCGGAAAGGCTGCAACATTTGTTAAGGTTGATCACGTCataagagaaacaaaaaatcttatgaatgttataaataaagtcGTCTCGAACTGTTTTGAGTGCGCAAACAAg TACAAACTAAATTTTACCGGTATTACTGGCGGACTTACATCTGGTTCAGTACGTGGAGATGAAAATCTCGCTGGTGGAATGTGTGACTCGAAAGGAACAACAAGCAGCACCGAAGGAAGTATGTGA
- the thoc5 gene encoding THO complex subunit 5, whose product MENLLNTQFVKLKEAMNNLYKLKSSEHALESQQSTSVLMFVALKHSNRTVKRNIKSGRDELHLQKSKVDLSRLQLQNLLYEVSHLKKEIVRCQKFKSRDTYLELLSDKEYSNKLSGDYSEKANLSDHKSHLYRLECELRLRKELDNQYSALLSSKQELLQENLKQTQKYLSFAPALRTLLESTKPLHDALQLSLDVEWKLSSIFKYLPRPLYILFINLQALQRDKKDFASEVVGFESDAQMQELLSESENILKERRHFMEKKSTCEATPESTIESLLKPHPLHIKLVIESPDKCYELVLIIRYWELLKCVTVYPQFNSTNNSSFQGDINVVEDLLGHLYPDDSGQDIPIPGIEYELQSLNLTTEECLEYLVQNRFGKPYCWLQSMCSIATVNNKKIFKHEFNLHKMIRKVFIQILKRWRSWLRLTQQIRGLTYKDIDMSAAKENIYPAGLTGSLVQWTAISSEEFNIQNSGLINNLSPSNEITYTSYRAVIVRGSAKMECFIRIPSNYPLDIPLWTLSVHWNGRHTSVNNAAIKMMEFWTNSLQPKNLESGNRLLYSQLFRTIYSFDIFLETEGAVQTVREYNKEKPYISAYTKRIRLRPYKYIMKGSVYTFKQ is encoded by the exons ATGGAGAATTTACTAAACACACAGTTTGTGAAACTGAAAGAAGCTATGAACAATCTCTATAAATTAAAGAGTAGT gaACATGCTTTGGAATCGCAACAATCTACAAGTGTATTAATGTTTGTGGCTCTTAAGCATTCGAACCGGACGGTCAAGCGAAACATTAAGTCTGGGCGAGAtgaattgcatttgcaaaaatCGAAAGTTGACCTAAGTAgattgcaattgcaaaatcTTCTGTATGAAGTTAGCCATTTGAAAAAGGAAATCGTCCGATGTCAGAAATTTAAAAGTCGCGATACTTATTTGGAATTGTTGTCTGATAAAGAATATTCCAACAAGCTTTCTGGTGATTATAGTGAGAAGGCGAATTTGTCAGATCACAAAAGCCATTTATATCGTTTGGAATGCGAATTACGATTGCGTAAAGAACTTGATAATCAGTACAGTGCTTTGCTCTCATCAAAGCAGGAGTTGTTGCAAGAAAATCTTAAGCAGACACAAAAATATCTTTCATTCGCTCCGGCCTTACGCACTCTGCTAGAATCGACTAAACCATTACATGATGCGCTCCAGCTGTCCCTTGACGTTGAATGGAAATTAAGCTCAATATTTAAGTACCTGCCACGGcctttgtatatattatttataaacctGCAAGCCCTGCAACGCGACAAGAAAGACTTTGCATCCGAAGTAGTTGGTTTTGAGAGCGATGCACAAATGCAGGAATTGCTTTCGGAATcggaaaatattctaaaggAACGTCGACATTTTATGGAGAAAAAGAGTACCTGTGAAGCGACGCCTGAGAGCACAATAGAAAGTCTCTTGAAACCTCATCCGCTTCATATAAAACTCGTT ATAGAAAGCCCAGATAAATGTTATGAGTTGGTGTTAATAATCAGGTATTGGGAATTGCTTAAATGTGTCACAGTGTATCCACAATTCAACAGCACGAATAACTCCAGTTTTCAAGG agaCATTAATGTGGTTGAGGATCTTTTAGGACATTTATATCCCGATGATTCGGGACAAGATATTCCTATTCCAGGCATCGAATATGAG TTGCAAAGTCTAAATTTGACCACGGAAGAGTGCCTGGAATACCTTGTTCAAAATAGATTTGGAAAGCCATATTGCTGGTTGCAAAGCATGTGTTCAATAGCGACAGTCAATAATAAGAAGATTTTCAAACAcgaattcaatttgcataagATGATTCGTAAAGTATTCATTCAAATCCTAAAACGTTGGCGATCTTGGCTGAGATTAACCCAGCAAATTCGAGGCTTGACCTACAAAGATATTGATATGTCGGCAGCAAAGGAAAATATTTATCCAGCAGGCTTAACGGGTAGTCTTGTCCAGTGGACTGCAATTTCTAGTGAAGAATTCAACATTCAAAATTCGGGCTTAATTAACAACTTGTCGCCTTCTAATGAAATCACGTACACCTCCTATAGGGCTGTTATCGTGCGTGGATCTGCCAAAATGGAATGTTTTATTCGAATACCCAGCAACTACCCTCTGGATATCCCACTCTGGACATTAAGCGTGCATTGGAATGGTCGGCACACTTCAGTGAACAATGCAGCTATTAAG ATGATGGAATTCTGGACAAACTCGCTGCAGCCGAAGAATTTAGAGAGCGGCAACCGACTGCTCTACTCGCAACTGTTTCGTACGATTTATAGCTTCGACATTTTTCTTGAAACTGAAGGAGCAGTGCAAACTGTCAGGGAATACAATAAAGAAAAGCCGTATATTAGCGCATACACGAAACGGATTCGTTTGCGCCCATACAAGTACATTATGAAGGGAtctgtatatacatttaaacaataa
- the alpha-Catr gene encoding alpha-catulin isoform X1: MYGLSPSALDVNNQRFRLRDIDNEQIMSTFGNIGHTLSISVERFITIGEIIAEENTDIKVDMYEAAREARDAGKSIEQLCDPSPLSGMELRHHTEPLKDYGAIILAARSLLSAITRILLLVDIIVVKKLLTAKKRASESLEKLESVMNFTEFVRAFSIFGTEMIELAYLTGHHRNSFKEERRRAQMFSARQILEKSISILLTSSKNSLIHSDCVIVKENRDTVFCQIRRAMDLIHFVIKDSIFDSAKHMAFRNARGNSNYENESIYTTIKRIVNLIKKFKLQSIQYDCNSNKEGNNNADAFYPLFNDDDWKKEENLPPIDGSHMIKNTNFKKHMTYESLDLSEELSVAFDKLFEKTHDFTDSPYISHEHRKNILIYCDNCKLQFDMYLNHLKKDFHDNKGLRVPIQGREPEMSLLGSLQDLCKQLVMSVSSQIADFNESLSICTRIVKSFYVLAMAHDLENLNQCSTKFHDCCDHIFDICKLLQHIAPTEGLQVHAKCLAINLRIYGPQVFVAAKILWKYSNSSAANENFESFLGMWKWLVNEISTIAKKILASVDTTKSDMDSQIEKCETTIKSSKTPGTASDEREIVEYSGIDSKNNGDSKWTEDLSDDNDILKRAKNMSAMAFLMYQFTKGNGSLRTTQDLFTQAEYFAEEANRLYKVLRHFSYQVPASDNKKDLLSILDRVPTFVQALQFTVKDHTVGKAATFVKVDHVIRETKNLMNVINKVVSNCFECANKYKLNFTGITGGLTSGSVRGDENLAGGMCDSKGTTSSTEGSM; this comes from the exons ATGTATGGCCTATCTCCATCTGCGCTTGATGTTAAT AATCAGCGCTTTAGACTTCGTGATATCGACAACGAGCAAATAATGTCAACTTTTGGAAACATTGGACATACATTGAGTATATCGGTTGAAAGATTTATTACAATTGGCGAAATAATTGCAGAGGAAAATACGGATATAAAAGTCGATATGTACGAGGCTGCTAGAGAGGCGAGGGATGCAG gaaaGTCCATTGAACAGTTATGTGACCCTTCGCCTCTAAGTGGAATGGAACTTCGGCATCATACTGAGCCATTAAAAGATTACGGTGCTATTATACTAGCAGCTAGATCACTTCTTTCAGCAATAACACGAATTCTTCTGCTAGTGGACATAATTGTGGTTAAAAAACTACTCACTGCAAAGAAGAGAGCTTCTGAAAGTTTGGAAAAGCTGGAGTCTGTTATGAATTTTACCGAATTTGTTCGCGCGTTTTCTATATTTGGCACAGAAATGATTGAACTAGCGTACCTAACTGGGCATCACCGGAATTCATTTAAGGAAGAGCGGCGGCGTGCTCAAATGTTCTCGGCTCGTCAAATTCTCGAAAAGTCCATATCAATTTTATTGACATCATCAAAAAATAGTCTAATACACAGTGATTGTGTTATTGTTAAAGAAAATCGGGACACAGTGTTTTGCCAAATACGACGTGCAATGGACTTAATACATTTCGTAATAAAGGATAGTATTTTCGATTCGGCCAAGCATATGGCATTTCGTAATGCGCGAGGTAATTCGAATTACGAAAATGAAAGCATATATACGACAATAAAACGTATTGTAAATCTCATTAAGAAATTTAAACTACAATCCATACAGTATGATTGTAACAGCAATAAGGAGGGAAATAATAATGCAGATGCGTTTTACCCCTTATTTAACGATGACGATTGGAAAAAAGAAGAGAACTTACCGCCAATTGACGGAAGCCACAtgattaaaaatacaaattttaaaaaacatatgACCTACGAGAGTTTGGACCTTAGCGAGGAACTTTCTGTGGCTTTTGATAAGTTGTTTGAGAAAACGCATGATTTTACCGATTCTCCCTACATTAGTCATGAGCATCGTAAGAATATACTAATTTACTGTGACAACTGTAAACTGCAGTTCGATATGTACCTcaatcatttaaaaaaagatTTCCATGATAACAAAGGCTTAAGAGTACCAATACAAGGCAGGGAACCTGAAATGAGCTTGCTTGGAAGTCTACAAGATTTGTGCAAGCAGCTTGTTATGTCTGTATCGAGCCAAATAGCTGACTTTAATGAATCGCTTAGCATTTGTACAAGGATTGTGAAATCGTTTTATGTTTTGGCAATGGCACATGACCTTGAGAATCTAAATCAGTGTTCTACCAAGTTTCACGACTGCTGTGATCATATATTCGATATTTGCAAGTTGTTGCAGCATATAGCACCAACGGAAGGCCTTCAGGTTCATGCGAAATGTTTGGCAATCAACTTGCGAATCTATGGTCCACAAGTATTTGTTGCAGCTAAAATCCTCTGGAAATACTCTAACAGCAGCgcagcaaatgaaaattttgaatCATTTTTGGGAATGTGGAAGTGGTTAGTGAACGAGATTTCAACGATAGCTAAAAAAATCCTTGCATCGGTAGACACAACTAAAAGTGATATGGACTCTCAAATAGAG AAATgtgaaacaacaataaaatcatcaaaaactCCTGGAACGGCCTCAGATGAAAGAGAAATTGTGGAGTACTCAGGCATAGATAGTAAAAACAATGGAGATTCAAAATGGACAGAGGATTTATCAGATGACAACGACATAttaaaaagagcaaaaaatatGTCCGCTATGGCTTTTTTAATGTATCAATTTACGAAGGGAAACGGTTCTTTACGAACCACACAAGATTTGTTTACTCAAGCGGAATATTTTGCTGAAGAAGCCAACCGACTTTATAAAGTCCTTCGCCATTTCTCATATCAG GTACCTGCAAGTGATAACAAAAAGGACCTTCTAAGCATATTAGATAGAGTGCCAACTTTTGTCCAAGCTCTACAATTTACAGTAAAAGATCATACAGTCGGAAAGGCTGCAACATTTGTTAAGGTTGATCACGTCataagagaaacaaaaaatcttatgaatgttataaataaagtcGTCTCGAACTGTTTTGAGTGCGCAAACAAg TACAAACTAAATTTTACCGGTATTACTGGCGGACTTACATCTGGTTCAGTACGTGGAGATGAAAATCTCGCTGGTGGAATGTGTGACTCGAAAGGAACAACAAGCAGCACCGAAGGAAGTATGTGA